Within Kineothrix sp. MB12-C1, the genomic segment GTTCCTTCCATTTTCGGAGGAACATGTTCCATATGATATGTAGCTCCGCATGCGAGACATGCACGTCTACCGGACATTCTTTTTACAATATTTTCATCGGGTACATCCACATCGATCGCATAATCGATCGTTTCATTCAACTGAGCGAGTGCCTTATCGAGCACCTGCGCCTGAGGAATCGTTCTTGGAAAACCATCCAGCACGTAACCATCTTTACAGTCTTGATCCGCTACTCTGTCAAGAAGAATCTTCACCGTAAGTTCATCAGGTACAAGAAGACCCTGATCCATATATTTCTTAGCTTCCGTGCCAAGTTCTGTACCATTCTTAATATTCGCTCTAAAAATATCACCTGTAGAAATATGAGGAACACCATATTTATCAGCTATCATTTTAGCCTGTGTTCCCTTTCCGGCTCCCGGAGCACCTAACATAATAATTTTCATCGTTATATCGTCCTTTCACAGCAAATGTCCCTATTGCAACAAACGGACACACGCTGTAAGGCGGGTGCCCATCATAAAATCGGCTACTTGGTGCGCGTAGCTGCGCACCCTGCCCGGAGGGCTTTTCTATCATAGGAACAAAGTTCCTATTTGGAACAAGGTTTCCTATGATAGAAACAAAGGGGACTCTCAGCCACTCCTTCGTCCTCCTAATATAATGCCGAAAGAATTTTCCCATAGTCGAACTGACTAATCATTTAAAAATCCTTTATAATTACGAACTAACATCTTCGATTCAATCTGCTTCATCGTCTCAAGCACAACGCTTACGATAATGATTAAGCTTGTTCCTCCGAATGATACACTGGCATTGAAAAGACCATTGAATACAAAAGGAAGAATGCCTACGATTGTCAGCCCAAGGGCGCCTATAAAAATGATATAGTTAAGTATCCTTGTCAGATAATCGCTGGTAGGCTTACCTGGTCTGATACCAGGAATAAATCCACCTTGTTTTTTCATCCTGTCCGCTATCTCCAAAGGATTAAATGTAATTGATGTATAGAAATATGCGAAGAAGATAACGAGCAATACATAGATAAGTAATCCTATCGAATAAATAGGTTCACTCGGCTTACACCAATATGCGGAGTTAAGCCCTTTTAATATTTCTCCCCATATGCCGGTTCCCTGATAGCTGAAGAAAGAAGCTAATACAACCGGTAACTGCATAAGCGAAGAAGCGAAGATAATCGGGATAACGCCCGATGTATTCACTTTCAAGGGAATGCTTGACGTTTGACCGCCGACCATTTTTCTTCCCTGTACTTTTTTGGCATATTGCACAGGAATCTTGCGCATACCGCCATTTAAAAGAACTACTAAAACTACCATGCCTACGATAACGCCGACAATAATAAGCGCCGCCACCACTGCAAGGGCTGTAGATTTGCCGAACACGAACTGTTCGAACAACTGGTTAATATCCTGAGGCAAACGTGAAATGATATTGATAACGAGTACAATAGAAATACCATTGCCGATACCATTCTCTGTAATTCTCTCACCAATCCACATAAGGAATGCACTACCTGCAGTAAGAGCTGCTACTACGGTAACTATATTTATCGCATTATATGTTTCCAGCAATCCCTGTCTTCCGAAACCAATTGCCATTGCGGCGGACTCGAACAGTGCAAGACCTACTGTTACATAACGTGTAATCGATGCTATTTTCTTTCTTCCATCTTCTCCATCACGTTGCATTTCTTCCAATTTAGGGATTGCAATTGTTAAAAGCTGCATAATAATGGAAGATGTAATATATGGAGTAATGTTTAATGCCAAGATGGACATATTAAGGAATGAACCACCTGTAAAGGCATCCAAGAAATTAAATGCATCTCCTGTCTGTGCTGCAAACCAATTGGAAAAATAATGTCTGTTTACCCCTGGTGCGGGAAGCTGTGATCCAAGACGGATCACAACCAGCATCAGTAAGGTGAAAAATACTCTATCTCTAATTTCCTTGATTTTAAATGCATTCTTTAAGGTTGTAAACATTACATCACCTCTGCTGTTCCACCAAGAGCCTCAATCTTTTCTTTTGCTGACGCGCTGAAAGCATTAGCTTTTACCGTGAGCTTCTTGGTAAATTCTCCGTTTCCGAGGATCTTAACGCCATCTTTAGGGTTTTTAATAATTCCTCTTTCGATTAACGTTTCCACATCCACCGTTGCACCGTTATCAAATACTTCCAAAGCACTCAAGTTAATACCTACGATATCCTTAGAGTTGATATTAGTGAAACCTCTCTTAGGGATACGTCTATATAACGGCATCTGACCACCTTCAAAACCCGTTCTCGGAGCTCCTGAACGAGCTTTTTGACCTTTATGTCCTTTTCCGGCTGTCTTTCCGTTACCTGAACCGTGTCCGCGGCCTCTTCTAAAATTATCACTGTGTTTAGAACCTTCTGCTGGTCTTAAATTTGATAATTCCATTCCTGTGACACCTCCTTATCTTTTTATACTTCTTCTACCTTTACCAAATGTGCTATCTGTCTGATCTGCCCTCTCGTAGCACCATTATCGGGCAATATAATCGATTTATTCAGCTTGCGAAGTCCCATTGCCTCAACCGTTGCCTTATGCTTAGGCACCGCTCCGATAGGAGATTTCACCAATGTTACTTTCAAAGACTTTTCTGCCATTTCCTAATTCTCCTTTCCATACTACATAAAGCGCAAATGCGTTTTATGCTGCGGTTACGCCATAATCTCTTCCACAGACTTACCACGTTTTCTAGCAACCTCTTCAGGAGTTTTCAACTGGCTCAAACCTGCGATTGTAGCAAGAACAACGTTTTGTTTGTTATTCGAGCCAAGTGATTTCGTACGGATATTTTTAAGGCCTGCAAGTTCGCATACGTTACGTACCGGACCTCCTGCAATAACACCGGTACCATCCGGAGCCTTCTTTAAAAGAACGGTCGCGGAACCGAATTTTCCGAGGAAATCGTGTGTAATACTGTTATTTTCATCCATTGCAACTGAAACTAAATTCTTCGTTGCATCTTCTTTTCCTTTACGAATAGCGTCAGGAATTTCTGTTGCTTTCCCAAGTCCTGCGCCAACGTGTCCGTTGCCGTCACCAACAACAACCAAAGCTGTGAATCGGAAGTTACGACCACCTTTTACAACCTTAGTTACTCTCTTGATGGAAACTACTTTTTCAGTTAATTCTAACTGACTAGCATCAATGATTGTACGTCTCATGTGATTTTCTCTCCCTTCCTAGAATTCTAAGCCAGCTTCTCTGGCTGCATCAGCTAATGCTGCTACTTTTCCCTGGTATATAAAGCCGCCTCTATCAAAGACTACTGTAGTGATACCTTTTTCCAGTGCTCTTTTAGCAATTATGGTTCCTAAATATGCTGCTGCATCAACGTTATTGGTCTTCTCGAGTTCAGTCTTCACTTCTTTCTCAAGAGTGGAAGCCGCTACTAAAGTGTTTCCAACCGTATCGTCGATAATTTGAGCATACATATGATTATTACTTCTGAAAACAGCCAACCGCGGTCTCTGAGCTGTACCGCTGAAACGGTTACGAATTTTCATGTGTTTTTTAACACGAACTTTTTGTCTTGATTCTTTACTAACCATTATCATACTCTCCTTATCTATTTCTTACCAGTCTTACCAACTTTACGTCTGATAACTTCATCAGCATACTTAATACCCTTGCCCTTGTAAGGCTCCGGTCTTCTCTTATCTCTGATTTCAGCTGCGAATTGGCCAACTTTTTCTTTATCAATTCCTTTTACGATAATGACGTTCTGTCCTTCCACCACTGCTTCAATGCCTTCAGGATCTTCCATCTCTACCGGATGAGAATATCCTAAGGACAGAGTTAATTTATTACCGTTTTTCGCTACCTTATAACCAACACCGTTTACTTCCAGCTTCTTTGCATAGCCATCAGTAACACCTACTACCATATTGTTGATTAAAGTTCTTGTAAGGCCGTGAAGAGATTTCATCTTCTTCAAATCATTGGGTCTTGTTACAACGATTTCAGCGCCTTCCATCTTGATTTTCATTTCTGCAGGAAGCACTCTTTCAAGTGTTCCCTTAGGACCTTTTACAGTCACTTTGTTATTTTCTGCGATATCCACAGTTACACCTGCCGGAACCGCGATTGGCATTCTTCCTATACGTGACATGCCCGTACCTCCTATTGTTTTGTTATTTCAACGTCTTTGGAAGAACGCTTGCGTTCTTCCCGTGTGAAACATAGAAATTCTTAATCAGCGTTCTATGCTGATTTAGCATTTCTTTTCACACTATTACCAAACGAAAGCTAAAACTTCTCCGCCTACTTTAAGCTCTCTTGCTTTTTTATCAGTAATAACGCCTTGGTTTGTGGAAATGATAGCGATACCAAGTCCTCCAAGAACTCTGGGAAGTTCCTGTGCATTCGCATACACACGCAGGCCCGGCTTAGAGATTCTCTTAAGGCCATCGATGATTTTTTCACTCTTATCTGCGCCGTATTTTAAAGTAATACGAATTGTTTTGAAACTTCCATCTTCAATTATATCAAATTTCTTAATGTATCCTTCTTCTAAAAGAATCTGCGCAATCGCTAATTTCATCTTAGAAGACGGAACATCTACTGTATCATGTTTTGCAGTATTCGCATTACGAATTCTTGTAAGCATATCTGCAATCGGATCACTCATCGTCATTTCGTTTGCCTCCTTTTTACCAGCTTGCTTTTTTCACGCCCGGGATTTGTCCCTTGTATGCTAATTCACGGAAGCAAATTCTGCAAATTCCGTATTTTCTCAAATAAGCATGTGGACGACCACAAATTTTGCAGCGATTGTATTCTCTTGTAGAGAATTTCGGCTTGCGCTGCTGTTTAATCTTCATTGCTGTCTTAGCCATGAATTTACCTCCTCTATTTTGCGAATGGCATGTTGAATAATGTTAACAATTCACGAGCTTCTTCGTCTGTCTTTGCTGTTGTAACAAAGATAACATCCATACCTCTTACTTTATCAACTTTATCATATTCGATTTCAGGGAAAATAAGCTGTTCCTTAATACCGAGTGAATAGTTGCCTCTTCCATCAAATGCGTTAGGATTAACGCCTCTGAAGTCACGAACACGAGGTAATGCAAGATTTACTAAACGATCGAGGAATTCATACATTTTCTCGCCGCGAAGTGTCACTTTACATCCGATAGGCATGCCTTCTCTGAGTTTAAAGTTAGCAATAGAATTCTTTGCTTTTGTAAGCACTGCTTTCTGGCCTGTGATTGTCTCCATATCTTTTACTGCAGATTCGAGAACTTTTGCATTTTCTTTTGCTTCACCAACGCCCATGTTGATAACGATCTTATCGAGCTTCGGCACTTCCATAACGTTTTTATATCCAAACTTTTTGACCATAGAATCTACGATCTCATTTTTATACATTTCTTTAAGTCTGCTCACGCGCCTAGACCTCCTTCCTTAGAATTAATCAATAACTTCGCCTGTGGACTTTGCCACACGAAGAGCTTTGGTTTTACCCGGACGCTTGTCATCTGCTACTCTCTGGAAACCGATTCTTGTAGGTTTGCCTTTGTGAACATACATTACGTTGGATAAATCAATTGCCGCTTCCTTCTGAACAATTCCGCCATTCTGGTTAGCTGCTGAAGGTTTCATATGCTTTGTGATCATATTCACTCCCTCAATCAACACCTTGCCATTTTTCACGTCTACGGAAACAACTTTTCCTTCTTTACCATTATCTTTACCGGCGATTACTTTTACTGTATCGCCCTTTTTAATTTTCATTGTTGACATACCGGCACCTCCTTATAATACTTCCGGAGCCAGGGAAACAATTTTCATAAAATGTTTCTCACGAAGCTCTCTTGCCACTGGTCCAAAAATACGGGTTCCTCTCGGAGTCTTGTCATCTTTGATAATAACAGCGGCATTCTCGTCAAATTTGATATAAGATCCGTCTCTACGACGAGCGCCCTTTACAGTACGAACAACTACTGCTTTCACTACATCGCCTTTTTTAACAACGCCGCCTGGTGTTGCATCTTTAACGGTAGCAACGATGATATCGCCGATGTTCGCATATCTTCTTGTAGAGCCACCCATAACTCTGATGCAGAGAAGTTCTTTTGCACCGGTATTATCAGCAACCCTAAGTCTGCTTTCTTGCTGAATCATGCTAATTCTCCTTCCAAAACTATTACCACACTTCGCCGCAGCGAAATTTTATTATTTTGCTCTTTCGGTAATCTCCACAAGTCTCCATCTTTTGTCTTTTGACAACGGTCTTGTTTCCATTACTTTCACTGTATCGCCGATGTTGCATTCGTTATTCTCATCGTGCGCCTTTAATTTATAGGTTCTCTTCACAATCTTGTTGTAAAGAGGATGTTTTACATGATCTTCAATGGCAACAACAATTGTTTTGTCCATTTTATTACTGGTAACTTTACCTGTACGCGTTTTTCTTAAATTTCTTTCCACGAGCGATTCTCCTTTCTAATCCGTTAGTCAATCTGATTTATTGCGCTGCTTTTTCCTTCTGTGTAATCACAGTCTGGATTCTTGCAATATTCTTTCTTACATCTTTAATTCTAGCTGTATTGTCTAACTGATTTGTTGCGTTCTGGAATCTCAAATTGAAAAGTTCTTTTTTAGCAGCTACTAATTCCTGTGCTAATTCTGCAGCTGATTTTGTCTTTAAATCGTCCACATACTTATTGGTTTTCATTTGATACACCGCCTTCCAAGTCTGCTTTAGAAACAATTTTACATCTACATGGAAGCTTATGTGTTGCAAGACGTAATGCTTCTTTCGCGATTTCTTCGGAAACTCCGGAGATTTCAAACATTACACGTCCAGGCTTAACAACTGCTACCCAGTATTCCAAGGAACCTTTACCGGAACCCATTCGTGTTTCTGCTGGTTTTGCTGTTACTGGTTTATCGGGGAAAATCTTAATCCAAACTTTACCGCCACGTTTGATATAACGAGTCATAGCGATACGGGCTGCTTCGATCTGGTTAGATTTAATCCAACATGGCTCTAATGCTACGATACCGTATTCACCGTAAGTAATCGTATTACCACGGGTTGCTTTTCCTGCCATCGAACCACGGAATTGCTTACGACGTTTTACTCTTTTAGGCATTAACATTATTTATCGCTCCCTTCCTCCGAAGATACCTTTTCTTCGTTTTTGTTCTTAGTAGGAAGTACTTCACCTTTGTAAATCCATACTTTAACACCAACTTTACCGTAAGTTGTATCTGCTTCTGCGAAGCCATAATCAATATCTGCTCTCAGTGTCTGAAGCGGAATCGTTCCTTCGCTATAGAATTCTGTACGAGCCATATCTGCGCCGCCAAGACGTCCCGAGCAGGATGTTTTGATTCCGAGCGCTCCTGATTTCATGGTTCTGCCCATGCAGGATTTCATAGCACGTCTAAAGGATACACGGCCTTCCAACTGCTGTGCGATATTCTCAGCAACGAGCTGCGCATCTTTGTCAGGTCTTTTGATTTCCTTAATATCTACTAAAACTTTCTTATTCGTTAACTTGGAAAGTTCTTTCTTTGTTACTTCGATTTCTGAACCACCCTTACCGATAACAACACCCGGTTTTGCAGTATAGATAATAACCTTTATTCTCTCGGATGCTCTCTCGATTTCAATCTTAGAGATTCCGGCACTGTATAATTTCTTTTTAAGGAATTTTCTGATATTGTAATCTTCCACAAGAAAATCGGAAAATTCAGCATCAGCATACCATCTGGAATCCCATTCTTTTATAATGCCGACTCTTAAGCCGTGAGGATTAACTTTCTGTCCCATGTTTACTCCTTTCTACTTTGCATCAAGCACAACAGTGAGGTGGCTCATTCTCTTCTCGATTCTATAAGCCCTTCCCTGCGCTCTTGGTTTTACTCTTTTCATTGTAGGTCCTTTATTAGCAAAGCATTCCGCTACATAAAGATTCTCCGGATTCGGGTATTTAGTCGGATCCTGACTGTACTTATATTCAGCATTTGCAATTGCTGATTCCAATAATTTCTTAATTACGCTCGATGCATATCTGGGGTTATATTCCAGAACAGCAAGCGCTGTATTCACATCTTTGCCTCTGATGGCATCGAGTACGAAGCATGCTTTCTGTACAGAAATTCTAGCATAAGATAACTTAGCCGAAGGTCTGATATCTTTCTGCGCATTTCGCTCTCTTTTTATTTGGGATCTATGTCCTTTTGCCATGGATATTACCTCCTTCTTATCTTACTCTTGATTTCTTATCGTCCTTGCCGTGTCCTCTATAGGTTCTGGTAGCTACAAACTCGCCGAGCTTGTGTCCAACCATATCTTCCGTTACATATACGGGAACATGTTTTCTTCCATCATGAACTGCAATTGTATGTCCCACAAATGAAGGGAAAATTGTAGAACGACGAGACCAAGTTTTAACAACTTGTTTCTGTCCTGCAGCATTCATAGCATCTACTTTTTTCAGTAAGCTGTCATCTGCAAATGGTCCCTTTTTCAGTGATCTAGCCATTATTCTTCCTCCTTATTCTAAAGCTTTACTTTATGCTTCTGCCGTCTCTTCTTCTTACAATCAGCTTATTGGATGCTTTTTTCTTCTTACGCGTCTTTAAGCCGAGTGCAGGTTTGCCCCAAGGTGTAGACGGGCCTGGACGTCCGATACCAGTCTTACCTTCACCACCACCGTGAGGATGGTCGTTAGGGTTCATAACAGAACCACGAACTGTAGGGCGGATACCCATGTTACGCTTACGTCCTGCTTTACCGATATTAATAAGGCTGTGATCAACATTTCCTACTGTACCGATTGTCGCTCTGCAGTTAATCGGCACCATTCTCATTTCGCCTGAAGGAAGACGCAGTGTTGCATACTTACCTTCTTTTGCCATTAACTGTGCGCTGTTTCCGGCTGAACGAACGAGCTGTCCGCCTTTGCCCGGATATAATTCAATGTTATGAATCTCTGTACCTACAGGAATCTCAGATAAGGGCAGGCAGTTACCAACTCTGATTTCAGCCTGTGCTCCGTTCATTACGGTCATGCCGTCTGTTAATCCCTGAGGAGCAAGGATATATGCCTTTTCTCCATCCGCATAGCAAATGAGTGCAATATTTGCTGTTCTGTTAGGATCGTATTCGATACCTATAACTGTTGCCGGAATACCATCTTTTCTTCTTTTAAAATCGATAAGTCTATATTTTCTTCTGGAACCACCGCCGTGATGTCTTACTGTGATTTTACCCTGATTGTTACGACCTGCGTTCTTCTTGAGAGAAACACAAAGAGACTTTTCAGGAGTTGTCTTTGTAATCTCAGCAAAATCGGAGCTGGTCATATTTCTTCTGGAAGGTGTATATGGGTTATAAGTCCTAATTCCCATGATCTTTTCTCCTTTACAATGTTTTGCGCGATAAGCAGAGCAGATTTGACGCATTGTGGACGTTGGAATGCTCGCATTCCGAACGGACACTATGAGACAAAGGTGCGAGCAACGCGATGAGGGAATTTATTCCCGAATGCTTATCGGGTTCCGATGCTTATCGGGTTCCGAATGCTTATCGAATCCCGATTTTCAGAGTTCCGAATATCTTTCGGATTCCCGAGCGCTTATCGCATACTTGTTTACAACTTCTTACATGCGTTACTCATGTGTTATTTTTCAAATTATCTCAAAACCGCTTCTTACAGTCCTGAGAAAATTTCGATATCTTTGCTGTCCTGTGTTAACTGAACGATAGCTTTTTTAGTTTTAGCAGTTTTACCATAGGTGTTACCGCGTCTTTTTGTCTTGCCATCCATATTCATCGTGTTAACTTTTTTTACTTTTGTTCCTTCGAACATTTTTTCAACAGCTTCTTTAATCTGCGTTTTGTTCGCTTCTGTATGAACCAAAAACGTGTATTTCTTTTCGCTCATACCAGCCATACTCTTTTCCGTTATAACCGGTTTGAGGATAACATCATAATATTGAATTGCTGCCATTATGCGTACACCTCCTCAATGTTAGCTACCGCTTCTTTTGTTAAAACTACGGTGCCATATTTCATAATGTCATAAACATTAATTGTGCTTTTAATTTCCTTAGCTTCACCAGCCGCTTCGATTGCTACATAAGATGTTGCAACAGTCGGAAGGTTTCTTGCAGAGCTGATTACATTGTTATCGATTGTTCCTGTAACAACTAAAGCCTTGTTTACATTCAGGTTGTCGAGAACTTTCTTGAAATCCTTTGTCTTGATCGCATCAAATTTCAACTCGTCAACAACGATTAATTTATTGCCCTGTACTCTGCTTGAAAGAGCAGATTTAAGAGCCGCCTGTTTTTCCTTCTTATTCATTTTGAAAGAATAGTCTCTGGGAACTGGAGCGAATACTACACCGCCTCCCGTCCACTGAGGAGATCTTGTGGAACCCTGTCTTGCATGACCCGTTCCCTTCTGTCTCCAAGGTTTTCTTCCGCCACCGGAAACTTCTGCACGAGTTTTTGCTTTCTGTGTTCCCTGACGATTATTTGCAAGCTGCTGTACGACTGCCATGTGTACCAAGTGTTCATTCACCTGAACGCCAAATACCGCATCGTTTAAGTCGATTTTACCAACTTCTTTGCCTTCCATATTATAAACAGATACGTTTGCCATCTGAATGGTCCTCCTTTCACCCGCCTAAGGCTTATGCTTCTACCTTAACGGTTTCTTTTATTGTAACTAGAGCTTTCTTAGGTCCCGGAACTGCACCTTTTACTAAAAGCAGATTCTTTTCCACATCTACTCTTACTATTTCAAGATTCTGAACCGTAACTTTCACGCAACCCATATGTCCAGGCATTTTCTTTCCTTTGAACACGCGGCTCGGATTGGAAGCTGCACCGTTGGAACCATGGTGACGGTGGAACTTGGAACCATGTGTCATAGGTCCTCTGTGGTGTCCGTGTCTCTTGATCGCGCCCTGGAAGCCTTTACCTTTAGAGATTGCAGAAGTATCTACTTTATCTCCTACCGCAAAAATATCTGCTTTGATTTCGCCGCCAAGTGTGTATTCTTCAGAATTCTCAAATCTGAATTCTCTCACATATCTTTTACCGGAAACTCCAGCCTTATCAAAGTGGCCTTTTAATGCCTTGTTCACGCCATGTCTGTGAACCACTTCTTTTTTACCGCCTTTGTCTTTGTTGATGATTTTATCTTTCTTATCAACAAATCCAACCTGTACTGCTTTGTAACCATCATTTTCCTGCGTTTTAACCTGTGTTATAACACAAGGTCCTGCCTGAAGCACTGTTACAGGAATCAGGGAACCATTTTCATCGAAGATTTGAGTCATTCCGACTTTCGTAGCTAAAATAGCTTTTTTCATTTCCTACCTCCTCTTTATTCTACAGCGGCCTAGTCTCTTATCGAAACTTTGCATACTAGTAGGGGTCTTATTTGTTCTGTCTGATGAAAAAATCATTTGAATTATTTATTTTTCATCTTGATGTCGATGTAAACACCAGCCGGCATCTCGAGTCTCTGCAAAGCATCAACTGTCTTCGGTGTCGGTGTAATGATATCGATCAGTCTCTTATGAGTTCTCTGCTCGAACTGCTCTCTGGAATCTTTGTACTTGTGAACCGCTCTAAGAATAGTAACTACTTCCTTTTTTGTAGGAAGGGGTACCGGTCCGCTCACCTGTGATCCGTTCTTCTTAACTGTTTCGATGATTTTTTTGGCAGATGCATCAACAAGGTGATGATCATAAGCTTTTAGTGTAATTCTCATTACTTGACTTGCCATAAAAAAAGTCGCCTCCTTTTCGCACTTTTTAATTCTTAAGTACGACAAGCGGTGACTGTACACTCTCCCGTGTGTGTCCAGAAGTATTTCATACTCCGAATCTTTCACACTTCGTTTCTACGTTGCTGTTGGAAGAATTCTTCCTCGTAGACCATATTGTTTGTACAGTGACTTGTCGTCAGTTTCCTTAAGCCGTATCTTTCGGCTTCTTGACATTCGCTCCACGGAAAACCTGCCCGAAAGCAGCAACCTCACGCTTCACAGCTATCATGCCACAGCAATAAGTAGTATACACGATGTTTTCTTATGTTTCAAGTGTTTTTTTATATTTTTTAAAATTTTTTTCAAATATTTAAAAATCGCCATTTTATCCTATTTTTCACAAGAAAATATCTTTTCTGTATTATAGAATGTTATATAATAAAAGTAAACTATTAAAACTGTTCATGGAGGTATTGTCTTGATTATACGAAAAATAAAACCGGAAGAAGTAAAACGTACGGAGCAATTGTTCTCCATTTCTTTTGATTCTTCTTATCACAAGGAAGAAACTCCCTTGGAACTGTATAATAATTATATAGGAAATCCCAAAAGCAGAGAGGAAGAATACTGCCTGGAGCGATTTGCAGCTTTCGAAGATGATGATAAGACTATGATGGGGTGTTTTATTGTACAGCCTTTTGAAATACGTTTTGATTCCCACACGGAAAAAATGGCCGGTATCGGTGGTGTCGCTACCCTTCCTCAATACAGAAAACGAGGAGGCATACGTGCATGCTTTGAAGCCGCACTTCCTTATATGTATGAGCAAGGCATAGCATTCTCCTTTTTGTATCCCTTCTCCACCGCATATTACCGGAAGTTCGGCTATGAGATGTTCTGTAAAAGCCACAAGTACCGCATTGCACTGCCTCATATTCCTTCTTTCCCCATTACAGGCTCTTGTTATCTCCTGGATGAGACTACAAAAGATAGAGCCGGAGCAGATATTCCTTCTATCTACAGAACATGGCTGGAAAAATATAATATGATGGTAGAAGAAACCTCTTATGATTATGACTTCATTCGTTCCGCGAATCCTTATAAAGATCAGACGTTTACCTATATATATCGATCCGAAGAAGGCCAGCCTCTGTCGTATGTTACCTTTAAATGTCATACCGCCCCCGAACAACGCTGGATTGAATGTTCACGTTTCTTCTATATTAATAAGGAAGGACTGCAAGGGCTTCTCACACTAGTTAAGGGATTCGCAACCGATTACCGACATATTACCTTCACACTTCCTTCCGATTTAGGCTTGGAACAAATGATGCCGGAATGGTCTATGGGTGCTGTCGGCTGCGAGCGACTGCCTCTTGGAATGGTTCGTGTCGTTGACGTGAACAGGGTACTTAAAGACGCCAGTTATATCGGCGATGGGGAACTATCAATTGCGATTACAGATCCTTTTATTCAACAAA encodes:
- a CDS encoding adenylate kinase; its protein translation is MKIIMLGAPGAGKGTQAKMIADKYGVPHISTGDIFRANIKNGTELGTEAKKYMDQGLLVPDELTVKILLDRVADQDCKDGYVLDGFPRTIPQAQVLDKALAQLNETIDYAIDVDVPDENIVKRMSGRRACLACGATYHMEHVPPKMEGTCDRCGKELVLRDDDKPETVLNRLKVYHDQTQPLIDFYSEKGVLRTVDGTQPMEDVFRSIVKILGA
- the secY gene encoding preprotein translocase subunit SecY translates to MFTTLKNAFKIKEIRDRVFFTLLMLVVIRLGSQLPAPGVNRHYFSNWFAAQTGDAFNFLDAFTGGSFLNMSILALNITPYITSSIIMQLLTIAIPKLEEMQRDGEDGRKKIASITRYVTVGLALFESAAMAIGFGRQGLLETYNAINIVTVVAALTAGSAFLMWIGERITENGIGNGISIVLVINIISRLPQDINQLFEQFVFGKSTALAVVAALIIVGVIVGMVVLVVLLNGGMRKIPVQYAKKVQGRKMVGGQTSSIPLKVNTSGVIPIIFASSLMQLPVVLASFFSYQGTGIWGEILKGLNSAYWCKPSEPIYSIGLLIYVLLVIFFAYFYTSITFNPLEIADRMKKQGGFIPGIRPGKPTSDYLTRILNYIIFIGALGLTIVGILPFVFNGLFNASVSFGGTSLIIIVSVVLETMKQIESKMLVRNYKGFLND
- the rplO gene encoding 50S ribosomal protein L15, which encodes MELSNLRPAEGSKHSDNFRRGRGHGSGNGKTAGKGHKGQKARSGAPRTGFEGGQMPLYRRIPKRGFTNINSKDIVGINLSALEVFDNGATVDVETLIERGIIKNPKDGVKILGNGEFTKKLTVKANAFSASAKEKIEALGGTAEVM
- the rpmD gene encoding 50S ribosomal protein L30, giving the protein MAEKSLKVTLVKSPIGAVPKHKATVEAMGLRKLNKSIILPDNGATRGQIRQIAHLVKVEEV
- the rpsE gene encoding 30S ribosomal protein S5 produces the protein MRRTIIDASQLELTEKVVSIKRVTKVVKGGRNFRFTALVVVGDGNGHVGAGLGKATEIPDAIRKGKEDATKNLVSVAMDENNSITHDFLGKFGSATVLLKKAPDGTGVIAGGPVRNVCELAGLKNIRTKSLGSNNKQNVVLATIAGLSQLKTPEEVARKRGKSVEEIMA
- the rplR gene encoding 50S ribosomal protein L18 codes for the protein MVSKESRQKVRVKKHMKIRNRFSGTAQRPRLAVFRSNNHMYAQIIDDTVGNTLVAASTLEKEVKTELEKTNNVDAAAYLGTIIAKRALEKGITTVVFDRGGFIYQGKVAALADAAREAGLEF
- the rplF gene encoding 50S ribosomal protein L6 — translated: MSRIGRMPIAVPAGVTVDIAENNKVTVKGPKGTLERVLPAEMKIKMEGAEIVVTRPNDLKKMKSLHGLTRTLINNMVVGVTDGYAKKLEVNGVGYKVAKNGNKLTLSLGYSHPVEMEDPEGIEAVVEGQNVIIVKGIDKEKVGQFAAEIRDKRRPEPYKGKGIKYADEVIRRKVGKTGKK
- the rpsH gene encoding 30S ribosomal protein S8, coding for MTMSDPIADMLTRIRNANTAKHDTVDVPSSKMKLAIAQILLEEGYIKKFDIIEDGSFKTIRITLKYGADKSEKIIDGLKRISKPGLRVYANAQELPRVLGGLGIAIISTNQGVITDKKARELKVGGEVLAFVW
- a CDS encoding type Z 30S ribosomal protein S14, whose amino-acid sequence is MAKTAMKIKQQRKPKFSTREYNRCKICGRPHAYLRKYGICRICFRELAYKGQIPGVKKASW
- the rplE gene encoding 50S ribosomal protein L5, translating into MSRLKEMYKNEIVDSMVKKFGYKNVMEVPKLDKIVINMGVGEAKENAKVLESAVKDMETITGQKAVLTKAKNSIANFKLREGMPIGCKVTLRGEKMYEFLDRLVNLALPRVRDFRGVNPNAFDGRGNYSLGIKEQLIFPEIEYDKVDKVRGMDVIFVTTAKTDEEARELLTLFNMPFAK
- the rplX gene encoding 50S ribosomal protein L24; this translates as MSTMKIKKGDTVKVIAGKDNGKEGKVVSVDVKNGKVLIEGVNMITKHMKPSAANQNGGIVQKEAAIDLSNVMYVHKGKPTRIGFQRVADDKRPGKTKALRVAKSTGEVID
- the rplN gene encoding 50S ribosomal protein L14; translation: MIQQESRLRVADNTGAKELLCIRVMGGSTRRYANIGDIIVATVKDATPGGVVKKGDVVKAVVVRTVKGARRRDGSYIKFDENAAVIIKDDKTPRGTRIFGPVARELREKHFMKIVSLAPEVL
- the rpsQ gene encoding 30S ribosomal protein S17, producing MERNLRKTRTGKVTSNKMDKTIVVAIEDHVKHPLYNKIVKRTYKLKAHDENNECNIGDTVKVMETRPLSKDKRWRLVEITERAK